In a genomic window of Deltaproteobacteria bacterium:
- a CDS encoding 2-phosphosulfolactate phosphatase, producing MKVDCQFTPLMISGRENNDPVFVVIDVLRATSTIVTAFMNGCRSILPVAEVEEALRLAEDSREKVLLGGERGGLIVEGFDLGNSPLEYTPGRIRGQTVVFTTTNGSRAFRALPKGATGVVASFLNLRAVGGYCVREGRDVVVILSGREGGFSLEDAVCGGGVAAVVRKELGETAELTDSALASRILYDHFREDLVGMFKASFHGRHLVRIGAEQDLRYCAQLDLTEIVPLYRDGRIELSGRN from the coding sequence ATGAAGGTCGATTGTCAGTTTACTCCTCTGATGATTTCGGGCCGGGAAAACAACGATCCGGTCTTTGTAGTCATCGACGTGCTCAGGGCGACCTCCACGATAGTCACCGCTTTCATGAACGGCTGCAGGTCTATTCTGCCCGTGGCCGAGGTGGAAGAAGCGCTCCGGTTGGCAGAAGATTCGAGAGAAAAAGTCCTCCTCGGAGGCGAGAGAGGAGGCCTCATTGTTGAGGGATTCGATCTGGGCAACTCCCCGTTGGAATATACCCCTGGCCGAATAAGGGGGCAGACCGTAGTTTTTACAACGACCAATGGATCGCGGGCCTTTCGGGCCCTCCCGAAAGGGGCAACGGGTGTGGTCGCTTCCTTCTTGAATCTGAGGGCCGTGGGCGGATACTGTGTGAGAGAGGGGAGGGACGTGGTGGTGATCCTTTCGGGGCGGGAGGGGGGATTCTCGCTGGAAGATGCGGTCTGCGGCGGCGGAGTGGCTGCCGTGGTGCGGAAGGAGTTGGGAGAGACAGCCGAACTGACCGATTCTGCGCTGGCCTCTCGGATTCTTTACGATCATTTCAGAGAAGACCTGGTAGGTATGTTCAAGGCGAGTTTTCACGGCAGGCATCTTGTCAGGATTGGAGCAGAACAGGATCTCCGTTACTGCGCTCAGCTGGATTTGACGGAAATCGTCCCTCTTTACCGGGACGGCAGGATAGAGCTTTCGGGCAGGAATTGA
- a CDS encoding DUF4124 domain-containing protein — translation MDFRRAASVLGLIVWIAFLVAAPVSHAGSGELYYWTDEAGKVHIVDRIDLVPRGRRIGVREERVSKHPREGSPVQSSPEEEGASPEVQPEHPDKVADSSVSEAAKKDEEKRIEALRGQKDELEAEKVRQQALKRRFKSSSVRSRVYGKRVEELDKKIELIEKELEASSSKVP, via the coding sequence ATGGATTTCAGACGGGCGGCAAGTGTTCTGGGGCTGATTGTCTGGATAGCCTTCCTTGTCGCTGCTCCGGTCTCTCACGCGGGGTCAGGCGAGCTGTACTACTGGACCGACGAGGCGGGTAAGGTCCACATCGTAGACAGGATCGACCTGGTCCCCAGAGGCCGCCGGATAGGGGTAAGGGAGGAGAGAGTCTCGAAGCATCCAAGGGAAGGCTCCCCTGTGCAGAGCTCCCCAGAGGAGGAGGGAGCGAGCCCGGAAGTTCAGCCGGAGCATCCTGACAAGGTAGCGGACTCGAGTGTTTCGGAGGCCGCGAAGAAGGATGAGGAGAAGAGAATCGAGGCTCTCCGCGGGCAAAAGGACGAACTGGAAGCCGAAAAAGTCCGCCAGCAAGCGCTGAAGAGACGATTCAAGAGCAGTTCGGTCCGATCCAGGGTCTATGGAAAGAGGGTCGAAGAGCTGGACAAGAAGATCGAATTGATCGAGAAGGAGTTGGAAGCATCCTCTTCCAAGGTTCCATGA